TCGCTTTTGCTTGCTGCTTCTGAGCATCCGTGAGATTGAGTTTGTTCGCTCGATCGCGTTTGGGTTGTTGCTGGGTTTGCTGTGATAACAAGCCAGAAGGACGAGCCTGAACCGCAAAGGGAGTTGCGACCATCAAAAGCGCGATCGCACCGGGGAGGATCAGTGAGAATTTTTTCATCATTTCTGTAGAAAAGTGAACAGTTGAAAGCCAACGAATCAGCTTCACTCCTTAGACTGAAGGGCGATCGTAAAGGTTCAACCTGATACCAATTTGATGGGTGAACGGTGTACTTGAATTGAGCGTTGCGAAATTTCTGGTCGTGGCGTGATCAGTCGTGTCGCCGCGATCGCGGTACACTGATCCCCTTCAGGACTGCTTCCATTTCTCATGTATTAATCTAGCGAGGACAACAAAGAAGGAGTTTCTATGCTATTCGTCAGCGCTCAGGCAGCAACTGCAATTAACGAAAACATTAATCAGTTATTCCTGCAACGCAATCTGATCAATTTAGCGCTTCAGGTTCTCCCGAAGCTGGCTTGGGCGATCGTGATTCTTCTATTCACGCGCTGGACAGTGAATCTAATTAGACCGATCGGATTTCGCTTGCTGAAGTATGCAGAACCGACGCTGCAAAAATTCTTGATTCAAGTGGCAGGAATTTTAGTGTGGATGGCAGGCGGTGTCGCGGCACTCAACGCAGTCGGACTGCAAACGACCACGATCGTTGCTGTAATTGGTGCGGCAGGTCTAGCGATCGGTCTAGCGCTGCAAAATAGCCTGTCTCACTTTGCCGCAGGCGTGATGCTAGTGAGTTTCCGACCGTTTGAAGTCGGAGATGCGATCGAAGGCGCAGGAGTCTCTGGAACTGTGGATAATATTGGGCTGTTTTCGACCACGATCGTGGCTGCGGACAATGTTCGCATCACCGTTCCCAACAGTAATTTATTTAGCGGAACGCTGAAAAACAATACCATCATGGGCACTCGACGAGTCGATTTGCACATTGATATTGGCAAACGCGACATCGAATCCACCATTACGCACTTACTGTCTTTGGTGCAACCGCATCCGCTCGTTTTGCGAGAACCAAGGCCCACTTGCCATGTAGAATCGATTACACCAGAAAGCACGATTCTGTATCTGCGTCCCTGGTGTGCAGCTAATCATCATGAACAAGTGAAATCGGAAATTTTGCAGCTTGCAAAAGAAGCGCTCGACTCTACTGAATCTTCACTCTACTGAATCTTCACTCTACTGAATCTTCACTCTACTGAATCTTCGTAATCGGCTCGCCTTTGAGCGTCCGGATTTCTTGATCTCGCACTTCGATTTCTTTGTTCATGTCTCGCACCCGATTCGAGAGAATTTTGATCAGATTCAGGGCAATTCCGGGCGTTTCATCCACTGCTTCATAAAGCTGCTGCTGAGTGAGCACCAAACATTCACACGGCTCGATCGCGGTCACTGAAGCCGATCGGGGAGCAGAATCAAACAGCGACATCTCTCCAAAAAAATCGCCGCGCTTGCAAAATGTCAAATCTCGGCTACCGTTAT
This window of the Cyanobacteria bacterium FACHB-DQ100 genome carries:
- a CDS encoding mechanosensitive ion channel family protein, coding for MLFVSAQAATAINENINQLFLQRNLINLALQVLPKLAWAIVILLFTRWTVNLIRPIGFRLLKYAEPTLQKFLIQVAGILVWMAGGVAALNAVGLQTTTIVAVIGAAGLAIGLALQNSLSHFAAGVMLVSFRPFEVGDAIEGAGVSGTVDNIGLFSTTIVAADNVRITVPNSNLFSGTLKNNTIMGTRRVDLHIDIGKRDIESTITHLLSLVQPHPLVLREPRPTCHVESITPESTILYLRPWCAANHHEQVKSEILQLAKEALDSTESSLY
- a CDS encoding cyclic nucleotide-binding domain-containing protein, with product MLNSFERLLLVRGVPIFKELRDDFLVRLASIMEERSYAVRETILIEGQEGRSMYVISKGVVRVHNGSRDLTFCKRGDFFGEMSLFDSAPRSASVTAIEPCECLVLTQQQLYEAVDETPGIALNLIKILSNRVRDMNKEIEVRDQEIRTLKGEPITKIQ